One Streptomyces sp. V4I8 genomic window carries:
- a CDS encoding ABC transporter permease — MSQAEAARQGGAIEGARKDREGRKDREGGKDREGGKDREGREVRKDREFRKVSPLWTFGLLRSELLTTFRRWRTLALLAVLAAVPILVGIAVKIETGDGGSMGGGGPQGGGPAFISQITNNGLFLVFTALAATLPFFLPMAIGVIAGDAIAGEANAGTLRYLLVAPAGRTRLLLTKYATTMAFCLVATLVVAVSALTVGALLFPLGELTTISGTRISFAEGLGRALLIALVVAASLIGVAALGLFVSTLTNSGIAAMATTVGLLITIQILDQIPQLHAIQPYFFSHYWLSFADLMREPVYWDDLVKNLGIQALYAAVFGSAAWARFTTKDITA; from the coding sequence ATGTCGCAGGCTGAAGCCGCCCGGCAGGGCGGCGCGATCGAAGGGGCCCGGAAGGACAGGGAGGGCAGGAAGGACAGGGAAGGCGGGAAGGACAGAGAAGGCGGGAAGGACAGGGAGGGTAGGGAGGTCAGGAAGGACAGGGAGTTCAGAAAGGTCAGCCCCTTGTGGACCTTCGGCCTCCTCCGCAGCGAACTGCTCACCACCTTCCGGCGCTGGCGCACCCTCGCGCTGCTCGCCGTCCTGGCCGCCGTGCCGATCCTGGTCGGGATCGCCGTGAAGATCGAGACCGGCGACGGCGGGTCGATGGGAGGCGGTGGACCGCAGGGCGGCGGCCCGGCGTTCATCTCGCAGATCACCAACAACGGCCTGTTCCTGGTGTTCACCGCACTCGCCGCGACGCTCCCGTTCTTCCTGCCCATGGCGATCGGCGTCATCGCGGGCGACGCGATAGCGGGCGAGGCGAACGCGGGCACCCTGCGCTATCTCCTGGTCGCCCCCGCCGGCCGCACCCGTCTGCTCCTCACCAAGTACGCGACCACGATGGCCTTCTGCCTGGTGGCCACCCTCGTGGTCGCGGTCTCGGCGCTCACGGTCGGGGCGCTGCTCTTCCCGCTGGGCGAGCTGACGACCATCTCCGGCACCCGGATCAGCTTCGCGGAGGGGCTGGGCAGAGCGCTGCTGATCGCCCTGGTCGTCGCCGCGTCACTCATAGGGGTGGCGGCCCTCGGCCTGTTCGTCTCGACGCTGACCAACAGCGGCATCGCGGCGATGGCGACGACCGTCGGTCTGCTGATCACCATCCAGATCCTCGACCAGATCCCCCAGCTCCACGCGATCCAGCCGTACTTCTTCTCCCACTACTGGCTGTCCTTCGCCGACCTGATGCGCGAACCCGTCTACTGGGACGACCTCGTCAAGAACCTGGGGATTCAGGCCCTCTATGCGGCCGTGTTCGGGTCGGCGGCATGGGCGAGGTTCACGACGAAGGACATCACGGCGTAG
- a CDS encoding flavodoxin family protein, protein MTRRFLFLLGSSRSEGNTEVLARKAAEQLAEDVEQEWISLADHPLPDFTDVRQDDALPPSPTGNAALLLDATLAATDVVIASPLYWYSVSAATKRYLDEWENWLRTPGLDFKAKMAERTLWGVTALYHKEHEVAEPLIGTLNNSAAYFGMRFGGVLLGNGGRIDDVLDDTAALTRAKTFFAQEPPIARFPYQAA, encoded by the coding sequence ATGACCCGCCGCTTCCTGTTCCTGCTGGGCAGCAGCCGCAGCGAGGGCAACACCGAGGTGCTGGCCCGCAAGGCCGCCGAGCAGTTGGCCGAGGACGTCGAGCAGGAGTGGATCAGCCTCGCCGACCACCCACTGCCGGACTTCACGGACGTACGCCAGGACGACGCACTCCCACCGTCCCCCACCGGGAACGCCGCGCTGCTGCTCGACGCCACGCTCGCGGCCACGGACGTGGTGATCGCCTCGCCGCTGTACTGGTACTCGGTGTCCGCCGCCACCAAGCGCTACCTGGACGAGTGGGAGAACTGGCTGCGCACCCCCGGCCTCGACTTCAAGGCGAAGATGGCCGAACGGACCCTGTGGGGCGTCACCGCGCTCTACCACAAGGAACACGAGGTCGCCGAGCCGCTGATCGGCACCCTCAACAACTCGGCCGCCTACTTCGGCATGCGCTTCGGCGGGGTCCTGCTGGGCAACGGCGGCCGCATCGATGACGTACTGGACGACACCGCGGCGCTCACGCGCGCCAAGACCTTCTTCGCCCAGGAGCCGCCGATCGCCCGCTTCCCTTACCAGGCCGCCTGA
- a CDS encoding ABC transporter ATP-binding protein gives MEEPPAAEADEVDQSDEVDQSGEIDQAGPVDEVGRADQTDPVDHVADTVIATRALTKRYRGGQLAVDGLDLTVPAGSVFGFLGPNGSGKTTTIRMLMGLIEPTSGTARVLGQPMPRSARAVLPHVGALIEGPALYGFLSGRDNLIRYDAADPTADPRTRRARVATALDRVGLTAAGSKKAKAYSLGMKQRLGLAAALLQPRRLLVLDEPTNGLDPQGMREIRALIRELASDGTTVFLSSHLLDEIEQVCTHAAVMAQGRLITQGAVADLAAGTRGRLVVTTPDTGDAARVLKEQGAGDVVITDDRVTAEQPPDRDLADVNAALVTAGVRVRGFGVERASLEDAFVALTGEGFDVAG, from the coding sequence ATGGAGGAACCGCCCGCCGCGGAGGCCGACGAGGTCGATCAGTCCGACGAGGTCGATCAGTCCGGTGAGATCGATCAGGCAGGCCCGGTCGATGAGGTCGGCCGGGCCGATCAGACCGACCCGGTCGACCACGTCGCCGACACGGTGATCGCCACCCGCGCCCTCACCAAGCGCTACCGCGGCGGGCAGCTCGCCGTGGACGGTCTCGATCTGACCGTCCCGGCGGGCAGCGTCTTCGGGTTCCTCGGCCCGAACGGCTCGGGCAAGACCACCACCATCCGCATGCTGATGGGCCTGATCGAACCCACCTCCGGTACCGCGCGCGTGCTCGGGCAGCCCATGCCCCGGTCCGCGCGCGCCGTACTGCCGCACGTCGGCGCGCTCATCGAGGGGCCCGCCCTGTACGGCTTCCTCTCCGGCCGCGACAACCTCATCCGGTACGACGCCGCCGACCCGACCGCCGATCCGCGCACCCGGCGCGCCCGCGTGGCGACCGCGCTGGACCGGGTGGGCCTGACGGCCGCCGGCAGCAAGAAGGCCAAGGCGTACTCGCTCGGCATGAAACAACGGCTGGGACTCGCGGCCGCGCTCCTCCAGCCACGCCGGCTCCTCGTCCTCGACGAGCCGACCAACGGGCTGGACCCGCAGGGCATGCGCGAGATCCGTGCTCTGATCAGGGAGTTGGCGTCCGACGGCACGACCGTCTTCCTCTCCTCCCACCTCCTCGACGAGATCGAACAGGTCTGCACGCACGCGGCCGTGATGGCACAGGGCCGGCTGATCACCCAGGGCGCGGTCGCGGACCTGGCGGCGGGAACACGCGGCCGGCTCGTCGTGACCACGCCCGACACCGGGGACGCGGCCCGGGTGCTGAAGGAGCAGGGCGCCGGTGACGTCGTCATCACCGACGACCGGGTGACCGCCGAGCAGCCTCCGGACCGTGATCTCGCCGACGTCAACGCGGCGTTGGTGACCGCCGGAGTCCGCGTCCGGGGCTTCGGCGTCGAACGGGCCTCCCTGGAAGACGCGTTCGTGGCACTCACGGGGGAGGGGTTCGATGTCGCAGGCTGA
- a CDS encoding CHRD domain-containing protein, which translates to MSATFSKGRKSLIVTAVAVAAAGGVAAAVIPAFAAGGDAPGSAGTVLAASLRGANEVPVEGGPAVGDKDGAALQFVKVRGDKVSVAVTWRGTGKPTALHIHQGAKGTNGGIKVDFGGLLEKGKGKGKGAGHSLTGTVTVKEPVLLNALKTDPSSFYVNLHTAEFPGGAVRGQLHKVTVAEFDFRDALHNFQASVIKGKQIYECKPAEGGGYAFTQRDVSAVLGGRIAHSFVAPNSGTPQWIARDGSAVTGAVISRTPNGDGNIPELDLKAGQSGKHRGLLADTAEILRLNTVGGVAPAGSCTPGAIVGVPYQADYVFIDG; encoded by the coding sequence ATGAGCGCGACGTTCTCGAAGGGCCGTAAGAGCCTGATCGTCACCGCTGTCGCGGTGGCTGCCGCCGGTGGGGTCGCCGCCGCGGTGATTCCCGCCTTCGCCGCCGGAGGCGACGCACCAGGGAGCGCGGGTACGGTCCTCGCCGCCAGTCTTCGCGGGGCGAACGAGGTGCCCGTCGAGGGTGGCCCGGCCGTCGGGGACAAGGACGGGGCCGCCCTGCAGTTCGTGAAGGTCAGGGGCGACAAGGTGTCCGTGGCCGTCACCTGGCGCGGCACCGGCAAGCCGACCGCCCTCCACATCCACCAGGGCGCCAAGGGCACCAACGGCGGCATCAAGGTCGACTTCGGCGGCCTCCTCGAAAAGGGCAAGGGCAAAGGCAAGGGCGCGGGCCACAGCCTCACCGGCACCGTCACAGTGAAGGAACCCGTCCTGCTCAACGCCCTGAAGACCGACCCGAGTTCCTTCTACGTCAACCTCCACACCGCCGAGTTCCCGGGCGGGGCCGTCCGAGGTCAGCTCCACAAGGTCACCGTCGCCGAGTTCGACTTCCGGGACGCGCTGCACAACTTCCAGGCGTCCGTCATCAAGGGCAAGCAGATCTACGAGTGCAAGCCGGCCGAGGGCGGCGGGTACGCCTTCACCCAGCGGGACGTCAGCGCCGTACTCGGCGGCCGTATCGCGCACTCCTTCGTCGCGCCCAACTCCGGTACGCCGCAGTGGATCGCGCGGGACGGCAGTGCGGTGACGGGGGCCGTCATCTCCAGGACGCCGAACGGTGACGGGAACATCCCCGAGCTCGATCTGAAGGCCGGCCAGTCCGGAAAGCACCGCGGACTGCTCGCCGACACGGCCGAGATCCTGCGGCTGAACACCGTCGGCGGCGTCGCCCCGGCCGGCTCCTGCACGCCCGGCGCCATCGTCGGGGTGCCCTACCAGGCCGACTACGTGTTCATCGACGGCTGA
- a CDS encoding outer membrane lipoprotein carrier protein LolA, which produces MAPYESDDSTTTGEVDDLSSGRRKAARYVVPVAVVGVAAATIGLVPALADSGDPDLPEITAAQLIEKIGQSDVQQLSGTVKISTDLGLPDLGGLGAGFASGAMGSGSGDGSSADPSAKLTELASGTHTLRVALDGENKQKLSLLENASEYSLIHNGKDVWGYDSKSNEVFHGTAEEAKDGQAKGGQKKEDVPATPKDFAEEALKAVDDTTSVTVDGTAQIAGRDAYRLLIKPKKSGTTVGAITVAVDARTGMPLKFTLTPSSGGAAVIDAGFTQVSFAKPAASTFDFTPPKGANVTEEDELEGRAREHGSTKSEDELRKEFDKELGGLKSEDKLGKAPEGRPEVIGEGWNSVAVFDTGGEGVPSGAEVGGDMGGFLDSLGDKVTGKFGSGTVFKTRLINALVTDDGKVYVGAVDKNALVEAADSGK; this is translated from the coding sequence ATGGCACCGTACGAATCCGACGACAGTACGACCACCGGGGAGGTCGACGACCTGTCCTCGGGGCGGCGCAAGGCCGCGCGGTACGTCGTCCCGGTCGCGGTGGTGGGAGTCGCGGCGGCGACCATCGGGCTCGTCCCGGCGCTCGCCGACTCCGGCGACCCGGACCTGCCGGAGATCACCGCGGCGCAACTCATCGAGAAGATCGGCCAGTCGGACGTACAGCAGTTGTCCGGCACCGTGAAGATCAGCACCGATCTGGGACTGCCGGACCTCGGCGGGCTGGGGGCCGGCTTCGCCTCCGGCGCCATGGGGTCGGGGTCGGGTGACGGATCGTCCGCAGATCCGTCGGCCAAGCTCACCGAGCTGGCCTCCGGCACGCACACCCTGCGTGTCGCCCTCGACGGCGAGAACAAGCAGAAGCTCTCCCTGCTGGAGAACGCGTCCGAGTACAGCCTCATCCACAACGGCAAGGACGTCTGGGGCTACGACAGCAAGTCGAACGAGGTCTTCCACGGCACCGCCGAGGAGGCGAAGGACGGGCAGGCCAAGGGCGGGCAGAAGAAGGAAGACGTTCCCGCCACGCCGAAGGACTTCGCCGAGGAGGCCCTCAAGGCGGTCGACGACACCACGTCCGTCACCGTCGACGGCACGGCGCAGATCGCGGGCCGGGACGCGTACCGGCTGCTCATCAAGCCGAAGAAGTCCGGGACCACGGTCGGCGCGATCACCGTCGCCGTGGACGCCAGGACCGGCATGCCGCTGAAGTTCACGCTGACCCCGTCGAGCGGCGGCGCGGCAGTGATCGACGCGGGCTTCACCCAGGTCAGCTTCGCCAAGCCGGCCGCCTCCACGTTCGACTTCACCCCGCCCAAGGGTGCGAACGTCACCGAGGAGGACGAGCTGGAGGGGAGGGCCCGGGAACACGGCTCCACGAAGTCCGAGGACGAGCTGCGCAAGGAGTTCGACAAGGAACTCGGCGGCCTGAAGTCCGAGGACAAGCTCGGCAAGGCGCCCGAGGGCCGTCCCGAGGTCATCGGCGAGGGCTGGAACTCCGTGGCCGTCTTCGACACCGGCGGCGAGGGCGTCCCCTCCGGCGCCGAGGTCGGCGGCGACATGGGTGGCTTCCTCGACTCCCTGGGCGACAAGGTCACCGGCAAGTTCGGCTCGGGCACGGTCTTCAAGACCCGCCTGATCAACGCCCTGGTCACGGACGACGGCAAGGTCTATGTGGGCGCGGTCGACAAGAACGCGCTCGTTGAGGCGGCCGACTCCGGGAAGTGA